Proteins encoded in a region of the Methanobrevibacter millerae genome:
- a CDS encoding DUF3100 domain-containing protein: MIISENQKEKKKYTKRRLKHYQYRRKADRAIKKRPPWKEYHLHIIVLVLVIIAMFIGIKEIRITDTISFLLLPLIYALVMGLALYLIKSIKWVGPSQAKVAEGVMVLFIGVLLSKLAISSGQSIETIFHVGPALILQLLGDLGTLIALPVALFLGFRREVIGMTSSICREPNLGVIIDKYGFKSPEARGVLAIFVIGSIIGTPFISFLSSLSVSLLPYHPYAFAMASGIGSASMNAAALVPLVHMHPAMETQLEAFAGCSNILSFCLGIYMCIFISLPIAEKLYKWLSPRIGKGNAIIGNDSDSDEIKEYNDDSSDGLSLGKLERWSVMLLAFSIIVTVGNVIGYHTSPVDSFIAMLIISAITIVGMSLERIFPVSIPSIIYISLIGLILAIPGMPTSEFVTHYASQVELTTICTAFLAYVGIAIGKDWDEFKRIGWRGLIVALIVISGTYLCSATIANITLFVTGMI, translated from the coding sequence ATGATCATTTCTGAAAATCAAAAAGAAAAAAAGAAGTATACAAAGCGTAGGCTTAAGCACTACCAATACCGGCGAAAAGCGGACAGGGCAATTAAAAAAAGACCTCCATGGAAAGAATATCATTTGCATATAATTGTTCTGGTTCTGGTCATTATTGCAATGTTTATTGGAATCAAAGAAATTAGAATAACAGATACCATAAGCTTTTTGCTTTTGCCTTTAATATATGCTCTTGTTATGGGATTGGCTCTTTATCTGATAAAGTCCATCAAATGGGTAGGTCCTTCACAGGCCAAGGTAGCTGAAGGAGTTATGGTTTTATTCATTGGTGTTTTGCTTTCCAAATTAGCAATTTCAAGCGGACAGTCAATTGAAACCATATTTCATGTAGGTCCCGCATTGATTCTGCAGCTTTTAGGTGATTTAGGTACTCTGATTGCATTGCCGGTTGCTTTGTTTTTAGGTTTTAGAAGAGAAGTTATCGGTATGACAAGTTCCATTTGCCGTGAACCTAACCTCGGTGTTATCATTGACAAATACGGATTTAAATCACCTGAGGCAAGAGGTGTTTTAGCAATCTTCGTTATAGGATCAATTATAGGTACACCATTCATCAGCTTCCTGTCAAGCCTGAGCGTTTCACTTCTGCCGTACCATCCATATGCATTCGCAATGGCATCAGGTATTGGAAGCGCAAGTATGAATGCCGCTGCATTGGTTCCATTGGTACACATGCATCCTGCCATGGAAACACAGCTGGAAGCGTTTGCGGGGTGCAGTAATATTCTTTCATTCTGTTTGGGAATCTACATGTGTATATTCATATCATTGCCTATTGCAGAAAAACTCTATAAATGGTTATCCCCAAGAATAGGTAAAGGAAATGCAATAATTGGAAACGACTCAGATTCCGATGAAATAAAAGAATATAATGATGATTCATCAGACGGATTGAGTTTAGGTAAACTTGAAAGATGGAGTGTAATGCTTTTGGCATTTTCAATAATTGTAACCGTTGGAAATGTCATCGGATATCACACTTCCCCGGTCGATTCATTTATAGCTATGCTAATTATTTCAGCCATTACCATTGTAGGTATGTCTCTTGAAAGGATTTTCCCAGTCAGCATTCCATCAATTATCTACATAAGTCTAATCGGTTTGATTTTAGCAATACCTGGAATGCCAACTTCAGAATTTGTAACCCATTACGCTTCACAGGTAGAGCTTACAACAATATGTACTGCATTTCTGGCCTATGTCGGTATTGCAATCGGTAAAGATTGGGACGAATTCAAAAGAATCGGTTGGAGAGGACTCATTGTCGCTTTAATCGTGATTTCCGGAACATACCTCTGTTCTGCAACTATCGCAAACATAACACTATTTGTAACAGGAATGATTTAA
- a CDS encoding zinc ribbon domain-containing protein, whose amino-acid sequence MKRIYCRKCGNKILNSDDEYCPKCGTRINDYDEVNQIKKNNRTRNILLIVLVIVVIASILIFASAFTTNDKSFKTYNFSSTCSLELPSWISFNDGAGDINSNSNIAGSSVSSTTKALFGNSEVMQITYSKGVVDGHAVGVNLNDSVNVDVNGKKVYTRMVMSEETGESVSVMGENQTLVNYIADHVKFNGKNINNTTDNSSQSYNNQKKALAYKSDGTPMYTQSEVDQYMLNKYGMVDYHIQGNGYINLDEPGYTDDGRRTYSDAGNYYYYDSYNGGSSSGGGSSSGGSSSGGGGSAPT is encoded by the coding sequence ATGAAAAGGATTTATTGCAGGAAATGTGGAAATAAGATACTTAATTCTGACGATGAATATTGTCCTAAATGTGGAACAAGAATTAATGATTATGATGAAGTGAATCAGATAAAGAAAAATAACAGAACTCGTAATATATTGCTGATTGTACTGGTTATAGTAGTCATAGCGAGTATATTGATATTTGCAAGTGCATTTACAACAAATGATAAATCTTTTAAAACATATAATTTCAGCAGTACATGCAGCCTTGAATTGCCGAGCTGGATAAGCTTCAACGATGGTGCAGGCGATATTAACAGCAATTCGAATATTGCAGGCTCAAGCGTTTCATCAACGACTAAGGCTTTATTCGGTAATAGTGAGGTAATGCAAATTACATATAGTAAAGGTGTTGTTGATGGTCATGCTGTTGGAGTAAACTTAAATGACTCTGTTAATGTTGATGTTAATGGTAAAAAAGTTTATACTCGGATGGTCATGTCTGAAGAAACTGGAGAATCCGTATCTGTAATGGGTGAAAATCAAACATTAGTTAATTATATTGCAGATCATGTGAAATTCAATGGTAAAAATATAAATAACACAACTGATAATAGTTCACAATCATATAACAATCAGAAAAAAGCACTAGCTTATAAAAGCGATGGTACTCCGATGTATACTCAATCCGAAGTTGATCAGTACATGCTGAATAAGTATGGTATGGTTGATTATCATATTCAAGGCAATGGATATATCAATTTGGATGAGCCGGGTTATACTGATGACGGACGCAGAACTTATTCTGATGCGGGAAATTATTATTACTATGATTCATATAATGGTGGTAGTTCAAGCGGCGGTGGAAGCAGTTCTGGTGGCAGTTCAAGCGGCGGTGGAGGTTCTGCACCCACTTAA
- the feoB gene encoding ferrous iron transport protein B: MVEHNVKLVVGLAGNPNVGKTTVFNKLTGMRQHVGNWPGKTVEQAKGHFSHGGYDYELIDLPGNYSLSAHTMEEIVSRDFIVDDDSDVIINVVDAANLERNLYLTVQMMELGANLILAVNMNDFAKKKGHIINFDLMSELLGFPVVEINAKNGDGFDELLTIAERQAKNPIDTSKKLAYGNELKGHLADMQELIEKDENLLNVPSVWTAIKLLEKDSIVIHNVQQSPQSSSIFIESDKVSRHLYDVYNDGAEEVVASARYAFIDGLMAEAVERPDIEIESVTDRIDKIVTNRILAIPFFILIMFIMFYLTYAVGSPFEKLIEQGFIMLSKFVEGFIPNQYLASFICDGVIGGVGGVMSFLPIIIMIFLFLSILEDCGYLARAAFTLDIFMHKLVGLHGKAFIPMILGFGCGVPAIMATRTLESENDRKLAMMLVPFMSCTARLPIYAIFIGAFFKEYNAIILLSIYLLGILVALVVAAILKRIMFKGLSSPFVMELPTYKIPSVRGVITHTWEKVKGFIKKAGTVILGCSIVLWALSIFPLGVKYGSADSILGMIGNAIAPVFAPLGFGTWQAAVAIIAGLSAKEVIVSTFGTLGGVGEDDESGMTHLVQETFTPLSAYSFMAFTLLYTPCIGTIGAIKQETNGYRWALVMCAITIVTAYVVSFLIYNIGVLAGFG, from the coding sequence ATGGTGGAACATAATGTAAAATTGGTAGTTGGATTGGCCGGAAATCCTAACGTTGGAAAAACAACTGTTTTCAACAAACTGACAGGAATGCGCCAGCATGTTGGAAACTGGCCTGGAAAAACAGTTGAACAGGCAAAAGGTCACTTTTCACATGGAGGATATGATTATGAACTCATTGATTTGCCGGGTAACTATTCATTGAGTGCCCATACTATGGAGGAAATCGTATCAAGGGATTTTATAGTTGACGATGATTCTGATGTAATCATTAATGTGGTTGATGCAGCTAATCTGGAGCGTAACCTGTACCTGACAGTTCAGATGATGGAGCTTGGAGCAAATCTCATTCTGGCAGTGAACATGAATGATTTTGCAAAGAAAAAAGGTCATATCATCAACTTTGATTTGATGAGTGAACTCCTGGGCTTTCCTGTAGTTGAGATTAATGCAAAAAATGGTGACGGCTTTGATGAACTCCTTACTATTGCAGAAAGGCAGGCCAAAAATCCTATAGATACAAGCAAAAAGTTGGCCTATGGAAATGAGCTGAAGGGTCATTTGGCGGATATGCAGGAACTGATTGAAAAGGATGAAAACCTGTTGAATGTTCCGTCAGTCTGGACAGCAATCAAGCTTCTTGAAAAGGATTCGATAGTCATTCATAATGTTCAGCAGTCACCTCAAAGCTCATCAATCTTCATAGAATCAGATAAGGTATCACGACACCTTTATGACGTTTACAATGATGGTGCAGAGGAAGTGGTTGCAAGTGCAAGATATGCATTTATTGACGGTCTGATGGCTGAAGCCGTTGAAAGGCCTGATATTGAAATTGAAAGCGTGACTGACAGGATAGATAAGATTGTTACAAACAGAATTCTTGCAATTCCATTCTTTATATTGATCATGTTCATAATGTTTTATCTAACCTATGCTGTAGGATCACCTTTCGAGAAACTGATTGAACAGGGTTTTATCATGCTTTCAAAGTTTGTGGAGGGCTTCATTCCAAATCAGTATCTTGCATCATTCATATGCGACGGTGTCATTGGAGGTGTTGGAGGAGTCATGTCCTTCCTGCCGATTATTATCATGATATTTCTCTTTTTAAGCATTCTTGAGGATTGCGGATATCTTGCAAGGGCTGCATTTACCCTGGATATATTCATGCATAAGCTTGTAGGTCTTCACGGCAAGGCTTTCATTCCCATGATTTTAGGATTCGGATGTGGTGTGCCTGCAATCATGGCAACAAGAACTTTGGAAAGTGAAAACGACAGAAAGCTTGCAATGATGCTTGTTCCGTTCATGTCATGTACTGCAAGATTGCCTATCTATGCAATATTTATCGGAGCATTTTTCAAGGAATATAATGCGATAATATTGCTTTCTATATATCTTCTCGGAATCCTTGTGGCTCTTGTTGTCGCAGCCATTCTTAAAAGAATAATGTTCAAGGGACTTTCATCCCCGTTTGTAATGGAGCTTCCTACATATAAGATACCTTCAGTTAGGGGAGTGATTACACATACCTGGGAAAAGGTCAAGGGATTCATAAAGAAAGCCGGAACAGTAATTCTTGGATGTTCTATTGTATTGTGGGCATTAAGCATATTCCCACTTGGAGTGAAATATGGATCAGCAGACAGCATCCTTGGAATGATAGGTAACGCGATTGCACCTGTTTTTGCTCCATTGGGGTTCGGCACATGGCAGGCTGCAGTAGCCATTATCGCAGGACTTTCAGCCAAGGAAGTAATTGTGTCCACTTTCGGTACTCTTGGAGGTGTTGGTGAGGATGATGAAAGCGGAATGACCCATCTTGTACAGGAAACATTCACGCCGCTTTCAGCATATTCATTTATGGCATTCACCTTATTGTACACTCCATGTATCGGTACTATCGGTGCAATCAAGCAGGAAACAAACGGCTACAGGTGGGCTTTGGTGATGTGCGCTATAACTATCGTGACTGCATATGTAGTTTCATTTCTGATTTACAACATCGGTGTTTTGGCAGGATTTGGATAG
- a CDS encoding transposase: MVKRKFDKNQTKLGINTLDWNVPKDHISRFVVDFIEDVFPLLEIDEPKKKKRREPLPLDSMLKLLVYAKIQHIDRTSIIADMARYHDIFRFVCDDIRPSERSIQRYRREYGRYFEVLLQMTLKKAFDEGFTEFNHVAIDGTIKKAYNSNNNTISKKETKILVDYYEGRPVSPESLEKLHKPAQRILEKKDMSDEDKLELLYGIETQFTFTGQDRIPVNDIEARFMKGKKGNYMVAYNIQSAVDYDTKLICAINVTQSPTDHYELPAIAKKAIQNVNTKPKYISADTIYLNQISLSYLADEKIEGLIPTRKQSKEKIGKLNENPYHKDHFEYDYEQDAFKCPENQYLHFYAKYTEPHKDSKKPDKVKRIYNNYNACKNCNARTKCCASSQTHKTITEYGSELQKAMNHKMEKQKYKDEYAKRSSVEGPFGIFKEQFQIEKEVVVGMIKTEERINLDALAYNLIRLYNIKQEIENTTEDLEDFCESTSIKNQLQLTATIF; the protein is encoded by the coding sequence ATGGTTAAAAGAAAATTTGACAAGAATCAGACAAAATTAGGCATTAATACATTAGATTGGAATGTTCCGAAGGATCATATTTCTCGTTTTGTCGTTGATTTTATTGAAGATGTTTTTCCTCTTTTGGAAATTGATGAACCTAAGAAAAAGAAAAGAAGAGAGCCTTTACCTCTAGATTCAATGTTAAAATTGCTTGTTTATGCTAAAATCCAGCATATTGATAGAACATCCATAATTGCGGACATGGCAAGGTACCATGATATTTTTAGGTTCGTTTGTGACGATATTAGACCATCTGAACGTTCAATTCAAAGGTATCGAAGAGAATACGGTCGTTATTTCGAAGTATTATTACAAATGACATTGAAAAAGGCATTTGATGAAGGTTTTACGGAATTTAATCACGTTGCTATTGATGGAACCATCAAAAAAGCATATAATTCCAACAACAACACAATCTCCAAAAAAGAAACCAAAATATTAGTTGATTACTACGAAGGACGCCCAGTTAGTCCTGAAAGCCTTGAAAAACTCCATAAACCTGCCCAAAGAATATTGGAAAAAAAGGACATGAGTGATGAAGATAAATTAGAACTATTGTATGGAATAGAAACACAATTCACATTCACAGGACAAGATAGAATACCAGTAAACGATATTGAAGCACGTTTTATGAAAGGAAAGAAAGGAAATTACATGGTTGCCTACAATATCCAATCTGCAGTCGATTACGACACCAAACTAATCTGCGCAATAAACGTCACACAAAGCCCAACAGACCATTATGAACTACCAGCAATCGCTAAAAAAGCAATACAAAACGTAAACACCAAACCAAAATACATAAGCGCAGATACAATATATTTAAATCAAATATCACTATCATACCTAGCAGATGAAAAAATAGAAGGATTAATACCAACAAGAAAACAATCAAAAGAAAAAATAGGAAAATTAAACGAAAATCCATACCATAAAGACCACTTTGAATACGATTATGAACAAGATGCATTTAAATGCCCAGAAAACCAATACTTACATTTCTACGCGAAATACACAGAACCACACAAAGATTCAAAAAAACCAGACAAAGTAAAAAGGATATACAACAATTACAATGCATGTAAAAACTGTAATGCACGAACAAAATGCTGTGCATCCTCACAAACACACAAAACAATCACAGAATACGGTTCAGAATTACAAAAAGCAATGAACCACAAAATGGAAAAACAAAAATATAAAGACGAATACGCAAAAAGATCAAGCGTTGAAGGACCATTCGGAATATTCAAAGAACAATTCCAAATAGAAAAAGAAGTAGTCGTCGGAATGATAAAAACAGAAGAAAGAATAAACCTAGATGCATTAGCATACAATCTAATCAGATTATACAACATAAAACAAGAAATAGAAAATACAACGGAAGATTTAGAAGATTTCTGTGAAAGTACATCCATTAAAAATCAATTACAACTCACAGCAACCATATTCTAA
- a CDS encoding zinc-ribbon domain-containing protein has translation MKICQKCEAEVKEDEDTCPRCGSKDLKEEKFCRILGTKLN, from the coding sequence ATGAAAATTTGTCAGAAATGCGAAGCTGAAGTAAAAGAAGACGAAGATACCTGCCCAAGATGCGGCAGCAAAGACCTAAAAGAAGAGAAATTCTGTAGAATACTGGGCACTAAATTGAATTGA
- a CDS encoding aldo/keto reductase, whose protein sequence is MTYDKKLPKIALGAWAWGNDNTFGGELSIDELCPIYDEAMDLGLNLWDTAFAYGMGTSEKVLGEFLKTTPKEDYIISTKFTPQCADPQSENAVTAMLENSMNLLNTDFIDIFWIHNTVDAPKWTEKLALTAKEYDIGMLGVSNHNLEEIKEANDILEDNGLELKAVQNHYSLLNRSSETSGILDYCKKNDITFFAYMVLEQGALSGKYDTKHPFPEGSDRAMAYGDSLDKIEELNNVLGEVAANHEVNIAQIPVAWAIAKGTLPIVGATKKHHVSDAFKACEITLSKDEIDMIEKAGDEVNVNTIRFWEKEMK, encoded by the coding sequence ATGACATACGATAAAAAATTACCAAAAATAGCTCTCGGTGCCTGGGCATGGGGAAACGACAATACATTTGGTGGCGAATTAAGTATTGATGAATTATGTCCAATCTATGATGAAGCAATGGATTTAGGCCTTAATTTATGGGATACTGCATTTGCTTATGGTATGGGAACTTCCGAAAAGGTTTTAGGAGAATTCCTTAAAACAACCCCTAAGGAAGATTACATTATATCTACCAAATTCACTCCCCAATGTGCCGACCCACAATCTGAAAATGCAGTAACTGCAATGCTTGAAAACAGTATGAACCTATTGAACACTGATTTCATAGATATTTTCTGGATTCACAATACTGTTGACGCTCCAAAATGGACTGAAAAACTTGCATTAACCGCTAAAGAATATGATATAGGAATGTTAGGTGTTTCTAATCATAACTTGGAAGAAATTAAAGAGGCAAATGATATATTAGAAGACAACGGATTGGAACTCAAGGCCGTTCAAAACCATTACAGCCTACTCAACAGATCATCAGAAACTTCTGGAATCCTGGACTACTGTAAGAAAAACGACATCACTTTCTTTGCATATATGGTTTTAGAGCAAGGTGCACTATCCGGAAAATATGACACCAAGCATCCTTTCCCTGAAGGGTCAGATAGAGCAATGGCTTACGGCGACAGCCTTGATAAAATCGAAGAATTGAATAATGTTTTAGGTGAAGTTGCAGCAAATCATGAAGTCAATATCGCCCAAATCCCAGTTGCATGGGCAATAGCTAAAGGAACTTTACCGATTGTCGGTGCAACCAAAAAGCATCATGTAAGCGATGCATTCAAAGCATGCGAAATTACATTATCCAAGGATGAAATTGACATGATTGAAAAAGCAGGTGATGAAGTAAACGTCAATACAATCAGATTCTGGGAAAAAGAAATGAAATAA
- a CDS encoding helix-turn-helix domain-containing protein: protein MTYFDFDVTYCPVELSLQIINRKWVLQIIRDIFFGKKRFSEFKEDKPDLTNKALSRCLKYMENEGLIEKITDKDDKRINYYILTKKGRSLNQIIYDLVIFTLDNDDDPTHYSQKTKEETKKIFREKLGLD, encoded by the coding sequence ATGACTTATTTTGATTTTGATGTAACGTACTGTCCTGTGGAATTGTCTCTTCAAATAATTAATAGAAAATGGGTTTTGCAGATTATACGAGATATTTTTTTCGGCAAGAAAAGATTTTCAGAGTTCAAGGAAGACAAGCCCGATTTGACCAACAAGGCATTGTCAAGATGCCTTAAATATATGGAAAATGAAGGCCTTATAGAAAAGATCACCGATAAGGATGACAAAAGAATAAATTATTACATTCTAACCAAAAAGGGCAGATCCCTGAATCAGATAATCTATGATTTGGTTATATTCACATTGGACAATGATGATGACCCGACCCATTACAGCCAGAAAACAAAAGAGGAAACCAAAAAAATATTCCGCGAAAAATTGGGTTTGGATTAA